The following are encoded in a window of Sphingobium sp. AP49 genomic DNA:
- a CDS encoding YaiI/YqxD family protein — protein sequence MHILVDADACPVKEEIYKVAFRHGVPVTIVSNSPIRIPAHELIDRVVVSDGFDAADDWIAERAGADTLCITADILLADRCLKAGASVIAPNGKPFTSASIGSAIAVRAIMADLRAGAMGDPIGGPPPFSKADRSRFLSSLDEAVVRLKRGR from the coding sequence ATGCACATATTGGTCGATGCCGACGCCTGCCCGGTGAAGGAGGAAATCTACAAGGTTGCCTTCCGCCATGGCGTGCCGGTCACCATCGTCAGCAACAGCCCGATCCGCATTCCGGCGCATGAACTGATCGACCGCGTGGTGGTGAGCGACGGCTTTGACGCGGCCGACGACTGGATCGCCGAGCGCGCCGGTGCCGATACGCTGTGCATCACCGCCGACATCCTGCTCGCCGATCGCTGCCTCAAGGCCGGGGCAAGCGTGATCGCGCCCAATGGCAAGCCCTTCACCAGCGCCTCGATCGGCAGCGCCATCGCCGTGCGCGCGATCATGGCGGACCTGCGGGCCGGGGCGATGGGCGATCCGATCGGTGGCCCGCCGCCTTTCTCCAAGGCCGATCGATCCCGTTTCCTGTCTTCCCTGGACGAAGCGGTTGTTCGACTGAAGCGGGGGCGGTAA
- a CDS encoding aldo/keto reductase codes for MEKRLLGKSGLEVSAIGLGCMGLNFGYGTAVSQDEGIKLIRAAVDFGVTFFDTAEVYGPYTNEEMVGAALAPVRDQVVIATKFGFDIGAGLGALNSRPDNIRAVADASLKRLGVEAIDLFYQHRVDPAVPIEDVAGTVKDLIAEGKVRHFGLSEPSAATVRRAHAVQPVAALQNEYSLWTRGPETNGILETCEELGIGFVPYSPLGKGFLTGAIGKDTALVEGDFRNSLPRFAAEAREKNLALVDLLKGIAAEKDATPAQIAIAWLLAQKPWIVPIPGTTKLHRLEENLGAAKVELTDADLTRIRAAADAIPVEGERYPPHLLEIVGR; via the coding sequence ATGGAAAAGCGACTTTTGGGCAAGAGCGGGCTGGAGGTTTCAGCCATTGGCCTGGGCTGCATGGGCCTCAATTTTGGCTATGGCACCGCCGTCAGCCAGGATGAAGGGATCAAATTGATCCGTGCGGCTGTCGACTTCGGTGTCACCTTCTTCGACACGGCGGAGGTCTATGGCCCCTATACCAACGAGGAAATGGTCGGCGCGGCGCTGGCGCCGGTGCGCGACCAGGTGGTGATCGCCACCAAGTTCGGCTTCGATATCGGCGCCGGCCTTGGTGCGCTCAACAGCCGGCCGGACAATATCCGGGCGGTGGCCGACGCCTCGCTCAAGCGGCTGGGTGTCGAGGCGATCGATCTCTTCTATCAGCATCGCGTCGATCCGGCCGTGCCGATCGAGGACGTGGCGGGTACGGTCAAGGATCTGATCGCCGAGGGCAAGGTCAGGCATTTCGGCCTGTCTGAACCATCGGCCGCGACCGTCCGTCGCGCCCATGCGGTGCAGCCGGTCGCCGCGCTCCAGAATGAATATTCGCTCTGGACCCGCGGCCCGGAAACCAACGGCATCCTTGAAACCTGCGAGGAGCTTGGCATCGGCTTCGTGCCCTATAGCCCGCTCGGCAAGGGTTTCCTGACCGGCGCGATCGGCAAGGATACGGCGCTGGTCGAGGGCGATTTCCGCAATAGCCTGCCGCGCTTCGCGGCCGAGGCGCGCGAGAAGAACCTGGCGCTGGTCGACCTGCTCAAGGGCATCGCGGCCGAGAAGGACGCGACCCCGGCGCAGATCGCGATCGCCTGGCTGCTGGCGCAAAAGCCCTGGATCGTGCCGATTCCCGGCACCACCAAGCTGCACCGGCTGGAGGAAAATCTGGGCGCGGCCAAGGTCGAACTGACCGATGCCGACCTGACCCGGATTCGTGCAGCGGCCGACGCCATCCCGGTCGAGGGCGAGCGCTACCCGCCGCATCTGCTCGAAATCGTCGGGCGCTGA
- a CDS encoding LysR family transcriptional regulator, with protein MRREELVDLNAFLMVANTGNFTRAAALLGTSQSALSHTIRRLETRLGVRLLTRTTRSVSLTEAGDRLSATLRPALDSIATELASLGDLRERPAGTIRITAAEHASNTIVWPALQRLLPRYPDIHVELSIDSGFVDIVKERFDAGVRLGEAIAKDMVAVRIGPDLRMIVVGAPSYFASRPVPRTPQDLAAHDCINLRLRSAGGLYAWELEKDGHEIRVRVEGQLAFNSIEMIRRAALAGFGLAFVMEDQVRADIDARRLVPVLEDWCPPFAGYHLYYPSRRQPAAAFSIFVDALRYRGP; from the coding sequence ATGCGGCGCGAAGAGCTGGTCGACCTCAACGCTTTCCTGATGGTCGCCAACACCGGCAATTTCACCCGCGCGGCCGCGCTACTCGGCACGTCGCAATCCGCGCTCAGCCATACCATAAGACGGCTGGAAACGCGCCTCGGCGTGCGCCTGCTGACCCGCACCACGCGCAGCGTCTCCCTGACCGAGGCCGGCGATCGCCTGTCCGCCACGCTGCGTCCGGCGCTCGACAGCATCGCAACCGAACTCGCGTCGCTGGGCGACCTGCGCGAACGACCGGCCGGCACCATCCGCATCACCGCTGCCGAACATGCCAGCAACACCATCGTCTGGCCAGCACTGCAGAGGCTGTTGCCGCGCTATCCCGACATCCATGTCGAACTCAGCATCGATTCCGGTTTCGTCGACATCGTCAAGGAACGGTTCGACGCTGGCGTGCGCCTCGGCGAAGCCATCGCCAAGGATATGGTGGCAGTGCGCATCGGTCCGGACCTGCGCATGATCGTGGTTGGCGCGCCCAGCTATTTCGCAAGCCGCCCCGTGCCGCGAACCCCACAGGATCTGGCCGCTCATGACTGCATCAACCTGCGCCTGCGCAGTGCCGGTGGTCTTTATGCCTGGGAACTGGAGAAGGACGGCCACGAAATCCGGGTGCGGGTGGAGGGCCAACTGGCCTTCAACAGCATCGAAATGATCCGCCGCGCCGCGCTCGCCGGCTTTGGCCTCGCATTCGTAATGGAGGACCAGGTCCGGGCCGACATTGACGCGCGGCGGCTGGTCCCGGTGCTGGAGGACTGGTGCCCGCCCTTTGCTGGCTATCATCTCTATTATCCCAGCCGCCGCCAGCCCGCCGCCGCCTTCAGTATCTTTGTGGATGCGCTGCGCTATCGTGGTCCCTAG
- a CDS encoding iron-sulfur cluster assembly scaffold protein, with amino-acid sequence MSASLYNNDILRLAASIPHHQRLADPQASVEKRSPTCGSRITADVRMADGKLAAMGLDVKACALGQASAALMAAQAIGLTAEELAEARDKLTAYLSGESEDLDFWPGLAVLAPARAYPARHPSIRLGFEAIAEAARMADA; translated from the coding sequence ATGAGCGCATCCCTCTACAATAACGACATTCTTCGCCTGGCGGCGAGTATCCCGCATCATCAGCGGCTGGCCGATCCGCAGGCGAGCGTCGAGAAGCGGTCGCCGACCTGCGGCTCGCGCATCACCGCTGATGTACGCATGGCAGACGGCAAGCTGGCCGCAATGGGTCTGGACGTTAAGGCCTGCGCGCTGGGACAGGCCTCTGCCGCGCTGATGGCAGCCCAGGCGATCGGCCTCACTGCCGAGGAACTGGCAGAGGCGCGCGACAAGCTGACCGCCTATCTGTCGGGCGAGAGCGAGGATCTGGACTTCTGGCCCGGTCTTGCCGTGCTCGCCCCTGCCCGCGCCTATCCCGCCCGCCATCCCTCGATCCGTTTAGGCTTCGAGGCGATCGCGGAAGCCGCGCGGATGGCAGACGCCTGA
- a CDS encoding cation:proton antiporter, giving the protein MPVADAASSATDVLLSEGVILLGVAVFFVLLFRRFGLGAVLGYLVAGALVGPQGLGLVGGAESKLAIAEIGIVLLLFLVGLELHPARLWRLKRDIFALGLAQVVTCGLALTAIIFYSTGFTWGAAIALGLPLALSSTAQVLPSLKSSGRINSPFGEKVFSILLFQDLSIVPLITIVAALSRNPADAAGPPGWILAGYTVAAIVGLVLAGRFILRPLLNLVGRQGDRELFVVVGLFTVLAAAALMHDLHLSTALGAFVAGVMLADSPYRHEIESDVEPFRSILLGLFFLAVGMVLDLRAVAANPLFVIGMAAMLVATKAAIITLLARLFGMAWQQALSAGLLLSQGGEFGFVLFAQAQNAYLIAPQGASLFSAIVTFSMATTPFLMLFARRFEFAPPKNRDDLSGPEDAPRGTAIIVGYGRFGQTVAQMLMGHGFGVVLIDKKPAQIEVSSRFDMKVYYGDGTRIDLLHRAGADEARLIAFCIDDPSLDKRVLQPIAEAFPQAALMARVFDRRQLLAMQDIDLAGVVREVFESAICMGVQAMQTLGVPPEEVEEVERQYRENDGQRLALQIEHGNLLAAKDLMYRPGRGMRLRARGDGEQA; this is encoded by the coding sequence ATGCCGGTCGCCGACGCCGCCAGTTCCGCCACCGACGTTCTTCTGTCCGAAGGCGTGATCCTGCTCGGGGTCGCCGTCTTCTTCGTCCTGCTGTTCCGCCGGTTCGGCCTGGGTGCCGTGCTCGGCTATCTGGTCGCTGGCGCGCTGGTCGGACCGCAGGGCCTGGGCCTGGTCGGCGGCGCCGAATCGAAACTGGCGATCGCCGAGATCGGCATCGTCCTGCTGCTGTTCCTGGTCGGGCTCGAACTCCACCCCGCCCGGCTCTGGCGACTGAAGCGCGACATCTTCGCCCTCGGCCTGGCACAAGTCGTGACCTGCGGCCTCGCCCTCACTGCCATCATCTTCTATTCGACCGGTTTCACCTGGGGGGCCGCGATCGCCCTCGGCCTGCCGCTCGCCCTGTCCTCGACCGCACAGGTATTGCCCAGTCTCAAGAGCAGCGGCCGCATCAATTCGCCCTTCGGCGAGAAGGTCTTTTCGATCCTGCTGTTCCAGGATCTCTCGATCGTCCCACTGATCACGATCGTCGCGGCCCTGTCGCGCAACCCGGCTGATGCTGCCGGTCCGCCCGGATGGATATTGGCCGGTTATACCGTTGCCGCCATTGTCGGGCTCGTGCTCGCAGGCCGTTTCATCCTGCGCCCCTTGCTCAACCTTGTCGGACGCCAGGGCGATCGCGAGTTGTTCGTCGTCGTGGGCCTGTTCACCGTGCTGGCCGCCGCCGCGCTGATGCACGATCTCCACCTGTCGACGGCGCTCGGGGCCTTCGTCGCCGGCGTCATGCTCGCCGATTCGCCTTATCGGCACGAAATCGAATCCGATGTCGAGCCGTTCCGCTCCATCCTGCTCGGCCTCTTCTTCCTGGCCGTCGGGATGGTGCTGGACCTGCGCGCCGTCGCCGCCAATCCGCTGTTCGTCATCGGCATGGCGGCGATGCTCGTCGCGACCAAGGCGGCGATCATCACCCTGCTCGCCCGGCTGTTCGGCATGGCCTGGCAACAGGCATTGAGCGCCGGCCTGCTACTCTCGCAAGGGGGCGAATTCGGCTTCGTCCTCTTCGCCCAGGCGCAAAATGCCTATCTGATCGCGCCGCAGGGAGCGAGCCTGTTCAGTGCAATCGTCACCTTCTCGATGGCGACGACCCCCTTCCTGATGCTGTTCGCCCGCCGGTTCGAGTTCGCGCCGCCCAAGAATCGCGACGATCTGTCCGGGCCGGAGGATGCGCCCCGCGGCACCGCAATCATCGTGGGCTATGGCCGTTTTGGCCAGACCGTGGCGCAGATGTTGATGGGTCATGGCTTCGGCGTCGTGCTGATCGACAAGAAGCCCGCCCAGATCGAGGTATCGAGCCGCTTCGACATGAAGGTCTATTATGGCGATGGCACCCGCATCGATCTGCTCCATCGCGCCGGCGCCGACGAGGCTCGACTAATTGCCTTCTGCATCGACGATCCGTCACTGGACAAGCGCGTGCTCCAGCCGATCGCGGAAGCTTTCCCGCAGGCCGCGCTGATGGCGCGCGTGTTCGACCGGCGCCAGTTGCTGGCGATGCAGGATATCGACCTGGCCGGCGTGGTGCGCGAAGTGTTTGAATCCGCCATCTGCATGGGGGTGCAGGCGATGCAGACGCTGGGCGTACCCCCGGAAGAGGTCGAGGAGGTCGAACGCCAATATCGTGAGAATGACGGCCAGCGTCTCGCCCTGCAGATCGAGCATGGCAATCTGCTGGCGGCGAAGGACCTGATGTATCGCCCCGGCCGGGGCATGCGTCTGCGCGCGCGCGGCGATGGAGAACAAGCATGA
- a CDS encoding DUF423 domain-containing protein, translating into MIAVFAALSAALAIAAGAFGAHGASSPQAAEWLRTGGLYQLIHAVAALAVVGVARGAAVLLLIGAAIFAATLYAMALGCPRWLGAITPIGGLLMIGGWIWAAFNYWQRS; encoded by the coding sequence ATGATAGCCGTTTTTGCCGCATTGTCCGCCGCCCTCGCCATCGCGGCCGGGGCCTTTGGCGCCCATGGCGCATCCAGCCCGCAGGCGGCCGAATGGCTGCGCACCGGCGGCCTCTATCAACTGATCCATGCGGTCGCCGCCCTGGCCGTCGTCGGCGTCGCACGCGGCGCGGCGGTGCTGCTGCTGATCGGCGCGGCGATCTTTGCCGCCACCCTCTATGCCATGGCGCTGGGCTGCCCGCGCTGGCTGGGCGCAATCACGCCGATCGGCGGCCTGCTGATGATCGGCGGCTGGATCTGGGCTGCCTTCAACTACTGGCAGCGGAGCTGA
- a CDS encoding transcriptional repressor, which produces MADHKHHHHEPTGTKLADAAQATLEAKDEQWTPMRAAIFDALAAEEKPASAYDIADTVSKARGKRVAPNSVYRILDLFVANNIAMRVESANAYIANAHPGCHHDCIFLVCDSCGQVTHIDNDPITGSLRSVAEKAGFVPVRPVIEVRGTCSACH; this is translated from the coding sequence ATGGCAGACCATAAGCATCATCATCACGAACCCACCGGCACGAAACTGGCCGACGCTGCGCAGGCGACGCTGGAGGCGAAGGATGAGCAATGGACGCCGATGCGCGCCGCCATCTTCGACGCGCTGGCAGCCGAGGAAAAGCCGGCATCGGCCTATGACATTGCCGACACCGTGTCGAAGGCACGCGGCAAGCGGGTTGCGCCCAACAGCGTCTATCGCATCCTCGACCTGTTCGTGGCGAACAATATCGCGATGCGGGTCGAAAGCGCCAATGCCTATATCGCCAATGCGCATCCCGGCTGCCACCATGACTGCATCTTCCTGGTTTGCGACAGCTGCGGACAGGTGACGCATATCGATAATGATCCGATCACCGGTTCCCTGCGATCGGTGGCGGAGAAAGCGGGCTTCGTGCCGGTGCGTCCGGTGATCGAGGTGCGCGGCACTTGCAGCGCTTGCCACTGA
- the pnuC gene encoding nicotinamide riboside transporter PnuC, whose protein sequence is MTIIEWVAAALGLINVVLVARRSLWNYPFGIAMVALYFFVFFDARLYSDALLQIFFLIINAYGWWNWVHSEKVADGGIAIARLSASARLAWIAGTALASLAWGMGMADFTDAAAPFADATIAGMSVTAQILQSQRKVESWVLWVAVDALATGLFWSRGLIATSVLYAVFFFIALWGLAAWRRTMDQRPA, encoded by the coding sequence ATGACCATCATCGAATGGGTCGCAGCTGCGCTGGGCCTCATCAATGTCGTACTGGTGGCGCGGCGTTCGCTGTGGAACTACCCCTTCGGCATCGCGATGGTAGCGCTCTATTTCTTCGTCTTTTTCGACGCCAGGCTCTACAGCGACGCGCTGCTGCAGATCTTCTTCCTCATCATCAATGCCTATGGCTGGTGGAACTGGGTACATAGCGAGAAGGTCGCCGATGGCGGCATCGCGATCGCGCGTCTCAGCGCTTCCGCCCGTCTCGCCTGGATCGCCGGCACGGCGCTTGCCAGCCTGGCCTGGGGCATGGGCATGGCGGACTTTACCGATGCCGCTGCCCCCTTTGCCGACGCCACCATCGCCGGCATGAGCGTCACCGCCCAAATCCTGCAGTCGCAGCGCAAGGTGGAAAGCTGGGTGCTGTGGGTCGCGGTCGATGCCCTCGCCACCGGCCTTTTCTGGAGCCGGGGCCTGATCGCGACTTCCGTGCTGTACGCCGTCTTTTTCTTCATCGCGCTGTGGGGCCTGGCCGCCTGGCGCCGAACCATGGATCAGCGCCCGGCATGA
- a CDS encoding AAA family ATPase: MTRGFLLGKFMPPHAGHQMLIDSARAMVDELTILVCWLPDDPIPGPLRLQWMRELAPDCRIVGHDAIVPQAPEDSPDFWSIWRAIVTQAHPEPIDMLFAGEDYGRRLAQEVGGYFVPLGARILDADHDGLGGLSASAVRADPWGQWRWLAPPVRAHFTRTIVLHGVESTGKSVLAERLARHFDTIWVPEYGRAQAEVHSVDMGEADLLLIGAAQSATIAAGRRLANRRLFADTDALMTAAWSEMMIGHVPDPLIAYPKADLYLLLEPDVAWIDDGTRIYGDDSQRAHFARISRSMLESTGVNWASVGGDWNMRFDRAVSLIEDLAPPGMTSGFDLAQENE; the protein is encoded by the coding sequence ATGACGCGCGGCTTCCTTCTCGGCAAGTTCATGCCGCCCCATGCCGGCCACCAGATGCTGATCGATAGCGCGCGGGCCATGGTCGATGAACTGACCATCCTGGTCTGCTGGCTGCCGGACGATCCCATCCCGGGGCCATTGCGGCTGCAATGGATGCGTGAGCTGGCACCGGACTGCCGCATCGTTGGTCATGACGCCATCGTCCCACAGGCGCCGGAAGACTCTCCCGATTTCTGGTCGATCTGGCGCGCCATCGTGACGCAAGCCCATCCCGAGCCGATCGACATGCTGTTCGCCGGAGAGGATTATGGCCGGCGGCTGGCGCAGGAGGTGGGCGGCTATTTCGTGCCATTGGGCGCCCGGATATTGGATGCCGATCATGACGGTTTGGGCGGCCTGTCCGCCAGCGCCGTACGGGCCGATCCCTGGGGCCAGTGGCGCTGGCTTGCACCGCCAGTGCGTGCACATTTTACCCGGACCATCGTGTTGCACGGCGTTGAAAGCACCGGCAAGTCCGTCCTGGCGGAACGACTCGCCCGGCATTTCGACACCATCTGGGTTCCCGAATATGGTCGTGCCCAGGCCGAAGTTCACAGTGTCGATATGGGCGAGGCCGACCTGCTGCTGATCGGCGCGGCACAGAGCGCGACGATCGCAGCGGGCAGGCGGCTGGCGAACCGCCGCCTCTTTGCCGACACCGATGCGCTGATGACGGCGGCCTGGTCGGAAATGATGATCGGCCATGTGCCCGATCCGCTGATCGCCTATCCCAAGGCAGACCTCTATCTGCTGCTGGAGCCCGACGTCGCCTGGATCGACGATGGCACCCGCATCTATGGCGACGATTCGCAGCGGGCACATTTCGCCCGGATCAGCCGTTCCATGCTCGAAAGCACGGGCGTGAACTGGGCTTCGGTCGGCGGGGATTGGAACATGCGTTTCGACCGGGCCGTTTCCCTTATTGAAGATTTGGCGCCGCCCGGCATGACGTCAGGGTTCGACTTGGCGCAGGAAAACGAGTAG
- the dxs gene encoding 1-deoxy-D-xylulose-5-phosphate synthase: MSNPSTPLLDTVHTPTDLRALQPDQLRQLADELRDETIAAVGVTGGHLGSGLGVVELTTAIHYVFDTPNDKLIWDVGHQCYPHKILTGRRDRIRTLRQGGGLSGFTKRTESEYDPFGAAHSSTSISAALGFAVANKMQGKPGKAIAVIGDGAMSAGMAYEAMNNAQEAGNRLVVILNDNDMSIAPPVGGLSAYLARLVSSREFLGLRDLAKRLARKLPRPLHKAAKKTDEFARGMAMGGTLFEELGFYYVGPVDGHNLDQLIPVLENVRDNAEGPVLIHVVTQKGKGYAPAEAAADKYHGVQKFDVITGTQAKAPPGPPSYTNVFAQALIAEAQRDPRLCAITAAMPSGTGLDKFELAFPDRTFDVGIAEQHAVTFAAGLAAQGMRPFCAIYSTFLQRAYDQVVHDVAIQNLPVRFAIDRAGLVGADGSTHAGSFDVTYLASLPNFVVMAAADEAELVHMVHTCATHDSGPIAVRYPRGNGTGVAMPKIPEALPIGKGRILREGRQVAILSLGTRLEEAIKAADMLETKGLSASVVDLRFAKPLDEALIRRMLTTHEVAVTIEEGAIGGLGAHVLTLASDLGLTDAGLKIRTLRLPDIFQDQDKPEKQYADARLDADAIVDTVLTALRHNSAGIGAEARA; encoded by the coding sequence ATGTCCAATCCGTCCACGCCGTTGCTCGATACCGTCCATACCCCCACCGACCTGCGCGCCCTGCAGCCCGATCAGCTACGCCAGCTGGCCGATGAGCTGCGCGACGAAACCATCGCGGCGGTTGGCGTTACCGGCGGCCATCTCGGGTCCGGCCTGGGCGTCGTGGAATTGACGACCGCAATCCATTATGTGTTCGATACGCCCAACGACAAGCTGATCTGGGACGTTGGTCACCAATGCTATCCGCATAAAATCCTGACCGGACGGCGCGATCGCATCCGGACCCTGCGCCAGGGCGGCGGCCTCAGCGGCTTCACCAAGCGCACCGAATCCGAATATGATCCGTTCGGCGCAGCGCACAGCTCGACCTCGATCAGCGCGGCGCTGGGCTTTGCCGTCGCCAACAAGATGCAGGGCAAGCCGGGCAAGGCGATCGCGGTGATTGGCGATGGCGCCATGTCGGCCGGCATGGCCTATGAGGCGATGAACAACGCCCAGGAAGCAGGCAATCGCCTGGTCGTCATCCTCAACGATAATGACATGTCGATCGCGCCGCCGGTCGGCGGCCTGTCCGCCTATCTCGCCCGCCTGGTGTCGAGCCGCGAATTTCTGGGCCTGCGCGACCTCGCGAAGCGACTGGCGCGCAAGCTGCCCCGGCCATTGCACAAGGCGGCCAAGAAGACCGACGAATTCGCCCGCGGCATGGCGATGGGCGGCACCCTGTTCGAGGAATTGGGCTTTTATTATGTCGGGCCGGTCGACGGCCATAATCTCGACCAGTTGATCCCCGTGCTGGAAAATGTGCGCGACAATGCCGAAGGGCCGGTGTTGATCCACGTCGTCACCCAGAAGGGCAAGGGCTATGCCCCGGCCGAGGCGGCGGCCGACAAATATCATGGCGTGCAGAAATTCGACGTCATCACCGGCACCCAGGCAAAGGCGCCTCCGGGGCCGCCAAGCTACACCAATGTCTTCGCCCAGGCGCTGATTGCCGAAGCGCAGCGCGATCCGCGCTTGTGCGCGATCACCGCCGCCATGCCGTCGGGCACCGGTCTCGACAAGTTTGAACTGGCCTTCCCGGATCGGACGTTCGACGTCGGCATCGCCGAACAGCATGCGGTGACCTTCGCCGCCGGCCTTGCGGCCCAGGGGATGCGTCCCTTCTGCGCCATCTATTCGACCTTCCTGCAGCGCGCCTATGACCAGGTCGTGCATGATGTCGCGATCCAGAACCTGCCGGTGCGCTTCGCGATCGACCGGGCCGGGCTGGTCGGCGCTGACGGCTCCACCCATGCCGGCAGTTTCGATGTCACCTATCTCGCCAGCCTGCCCAATTTCGTGGTCATGGCCGCCGCCGACGAGGCGGAACTGGTCCATATGGTCCATACCTGCGCCACGCATGACAGCGGCCCGATCGCGGTGCGCTACCCGCGCGGCAACGGCACCGGCGTGGCCATGCCCAAAATTCCCGAGGCCCTGCCGATCGGCAAGGGCCGCATCCTGCGCGAAGGACGCCAGGTCGCGATCCTGTCGCTTGGCACCCGGCTTGAGGAAGCGATCAAGGCGGCGGACATGCTGGAGACCAAGGGGCTGTCGGCCTCGGTCGTCGATCTGCGCTTTGCCAAGCCGCTGGACGAAGCGCTGATCCGCCGGATGCTGACCACCCACGAAGTGGCGGTGACGATCGAGGAAGGGGCGATCGGTGGCCTTGGCGCCCATGTCCTGACCCTGGCGAGCGACCTTGGCCTTACCGACGCGGGACTCAAGATTCGCACCCTGCGCCTGCCAGACATCTTCCAGGATCAGGATAAACCCGAAAAGCAATATGCCGACGCACGCCTTGATGCCGATGCGATCGTCGACACCGTATTGACGGCCCTGCGCCATAATAGTGCAGGCATCGGCGCCGAGGCGCGGGCCTGA
- a CDS encoding DUF4403 family protein, whose product MRIASSLCLALLLAACSGKDKVEAPPRATDPVPSPQGSSVITVPIEIDRTLVLHAIEQALPRELWSINQPGARCVPPQHVKLLGKKINVTPVIKCTIVGTVTRGAIRLHGQGRELIADVPIRATVAARDVAGVLKGETATGGAMAHARLSLSLAPDWSPHGTVRLSYDWTTPPGIDFLGQRIAFGDKVDEKLRPLIAKLQQQLPQELAKVALRPQVEKLWSKAFTSISLNRENPPVWMRVTPQRLLFDGYAMEGDRLRINLGIQAVTETVVGDRPADPKPTPLPPPAAEPINGDLRFFIPVRADYAQLEPVILRALQKRAKRPFDVPKVGALLVRFDKVIFYGTTGNRVAAGVDLAVRGAGGKIGETKGRIWLTARPVNAPNSPVIHFQDLSVMGDSNGVGGDLIIAVASSPSFAPAIADALSQNFAHDLDKLMVKIRHAIGERDTRNFHISTSIDKTEIGQIAAYGQGLYLPVRAGGRAHILYDPRQN is encoded by the coding sequence GTGCGTATCGCATCTTCGCTCTGCCTTGCATTGCTGCTGGCCGCTTGCTCGGGGAAGGACAAGGTTGAGGCGCCGCCGCGCGCAACCGATCCAGTGCCATCCCCGCAAGGCTCCTCGGTCATCACCGTGCCGATCGAGATAGACCGGACGCTGGTCCTGCATGCCATTGAGCAGGCGCTGCCGCGCGAATTGTGGAGCATCAACCAGCCCGGCGCACGCTGCGTTCCGCCGCAGCATGTCAAGCTGCTCGGCAAGAAGATCAACGTCACGCCCGTGATCAAATGCACCATCGTCGGCACAGTGACGCGCGGCGCCATCCGCCTGCATGGCCAGGGACGCGAATTGATTGCGGACGTACCAATCCGGGCGACGGTGGCCGCCCGCGATGTGGCCGGTGTGCTCAAGGGCGAAACCGCGACTGGCGGGGCGATGGCCCATGCCCGGCTCAGCCTGTCGCTCGCGCCCGACTGGTCGCCCCATGGCACGGTGCGCCTCAGCTATGACTGGACCACCCCGCCGGGCATCGATTTCCTGGGCCAGCGCATCGCCTTTGGCGACAAGGTGGACGAGAAGCTACGCCCCCTGATCGCCAAGCTGCAACAGCAATTGCCCCAGGAACTGGCCAAGGTCGCCCTGCGCCCGCAGGTTGAGAAACTATGGAGCAAAGCCTTCACCAGCATATCGCTCAATCGCGAGAATCCACCGGTCTGGATGCGGGTCACGCCGCAACGGCTGTTGTTCGATGGCTATGCGATGGAAGGTGATCGGCTGCGCATCAATCTGGGCATCCAGGCGGTGACCGAAACCGTGGTCGGCGACCGCCCCGCCGATCCGAAACCCACGCCCCTTCCCCCGCCCGCCGCCGAACCGATCAACGGCGACCTGCGCTTTTTCATCCCGGTCCGCGCCGACTATGCCCAACTGGAACCGGTGATCCTGCGTGCGCTGCAAAAGCGTGCCAAACGGCCGTTCGATGTGCCCAAGGTCGGTGCCCTGCTGGTCCGTTTCGACAAGGTCATCTTCTATGGCACCACCGGCAATCGCGTGGCGGCGGGCGTCGACCTGGCGGTGCGCGGCGCCGGCGGCAAGATCGGCGAGACCAAGGGGCGCATCTGGCTGACGGCGCGGCCGGTCAACGCGCCCAATTCGCCGGTGATCCATTTCCAGGATCTCTCGGTAATGGGCGACAGCAATGGCGTGGGCGGCGACCTGATCATCGCGGTTGCCAGCAGCCCCAGTTTCGCACCGGCCATCGCCGACGCCCTCAGCCAGAATTTCGCCCATGATCTGGACAAGTTGATGGTCAAGATACGGCACGCGATCGGCGAGCGCGACACCCGCAACTTCCACATCTCGACCAGCATCGACAAAACGGAAATCGGCCAGATCGCGGCCTATGGCCAGGGTCTCTACCTCCCCGTCCGTGCCGGCGGCCGGGCACATATCCTCTATGACCCCAGGCAGAATTAG